From the Treponema sp. J25 genome, one window contains:
- a CDS encoding TrpB-like pyridoxal phosphate-dependent enzyme gives MASIDNKPVKSIRVVLEESEMPRQWYNLAADFKTPLLPPLGPDGKPVKPEMMAAIFPMNLIEQEMSTQRWIDIPEPVLEILARWRPSPLHRAVALERALGTPARIYFKNESVSPAGSHKPNTAVAQAYYNKVAGVKRLTTETGAGQWGSALSFACSLMGLECKVYMVKVSFEQKPFRKLMMQTWGGVCVPSPSPFTEAGRAVLAKDPNCPGSLAIAISEAVEEAVSDKSGSTKYALGSVLNHVMLHQTIIGQEAKKQLAKIGERTPDTVIACVGGGSNFAGLAFPFVKDKIEGANINIIAVEPASCPSLTKGVFAYDLGDMSGMTPLLPMHTLGHEFIAPAIHAGGLRYHGMAPLVSKAVLEGLVEARAVHQLECYQAAVTFARTEGIIAAPESSHAIAMAIREALKAKEEGKERVILFNLSGHGLMDLAGYDKYLSGQLQDYEFTNEELQESLKCIAGFPKPEEVRL, from the coding sequence ATGGCTAGTATCGATAATAAACCCGTCAAGTCTATCCGGGTTGTTTTAGAAGAATCGGAAATGCCCCGCCAGTGGTACAATTTAGCCGCCGACTTTAAGACGCCCCTTTTACCGCCCCTCGGTCCAGATGGGAAACCGGTAAAACCCGAGATGATGGCCGCCATTTTCCCCATGAACTTAATAGAACAGGAAATGTCAACCCAACGCTGGATTGATATTCCTGAACCAGTTCTGGAGATCCTCGCCCGCTGGCGCCCCAGTCCCCTGCATCGCGCGGTTGCCCTAGAACGGGCTTTGGGCACCCCTGCGCGGATTTATTTTAAGAACGAAAGCGTATCCCCTGCGGGAAGCCACAAACCAAACACTGCCGTCGCCCAGGCCTACTATAACAAAGTGGCCGGAGTAAAGCGGCTTACCACTGAAACAGGGGCAGGGCAATGGGGAAGCGCCCTTTCTTTTGCCTGTTCCCTTATGGGGCTGGAATGTAAGGTATACATGGTAAAGGTAAGTTTTGAACAAAAACCCTTCCGAAAGCTTATGATGCAAACCTGGGGCGGAGTCTGCGTTCCCAGTCCTAGTCCTTTTACCGAAGCAGGTCGGGCCGTATTAGCCAAAGACCCCAATTGTCCTGGTTCCCTCGCCATTGCTATCAGTGAAGCCGTAGAAGAAGCGGTAAGCGACAAAAGCGGCTCTACCAAGTATGCCCTCGGATCGGTTTTAAACCACGTGATGCTCCATCAGACCATCATTGGGCAGGAAGCTAAAAAACAACTGGCCAAGATCGGGGAACGCACACCAGACACGGTCATCGCCTGCGTGGGTGGGGGATCCAACTTTGCGGGGCTAGCTTTTCCTTTTGTCAAGGATAAGATAGAAGGAGCTAATATCAATATTATTGCCGTAGAACCCGCCTCGTGTCCCAGCCTAACAAAGGGCGTTTTCGCCTACGATCTTGGAGACATGTCAGGCATGACACCCCTTCTCCCGATGCATACCCTGGGGCACGAATTTATCGCCCCCGCCATCCACGCTGGAGGGCTCCGATATCATGGGATGGCCCCCTTAGTTTCTAAGGCGGTCCTCGAAGGCCTCGTAGAAGCCCGGGCGGTCCATCAGCTTGAATGCTATCAGGCCGCAGTAACCTTCGCTCGAACGGAGGGAATTATTGCCGCCCCAGAATCGAGCCATGCCATTGCCATGGCAATTCGGGAAGCCCTTAAAGCCAAAGAGGAAGGGAAAGAACGGGTAATCCTTTTTAACCTTTCTGGACATGGCCTCATGGACTTAGCAGGATACGACAAGTATTTGAGCGGCCAATTACAGGATTATGAGTTTACCAACGAAGAATTACAGGAATCCCTGAAGTGTATAGCAGGATTCCCTAAACCAGAAGAGGTACGACTGTAG
- a CDS encoding TraB/GumN family protein, translating to MNQETQVKLMLQDREFLLLGTAHVSQQSIQEVREAIESYQPDRVCVELDEGRYHAMMHPDQWSGLDLIRVFKEGKGFLLLANLILSSFQRRLGEQLGIKPGDEMRAAIEAAQERGIPFSLCDREVQQTLKRAWARCGFWSKNKLLASLIASAFTSENLEAEDIERLKQQNELGGMMEELAEYLPEIKETLIDERDQYLAAKIWASPGKKVLAILGAGHLAGVQTHLEKIAQGNKSVDIAELERLPPPGWSNKILPWLIPAAIILLLLAGFFRSGTSASLDMLFRWLLLNGSLAALGTVIALGHPLAVLVSFVGAPIATLNPFIGVGLFSGVVQAFLRRPRVQDMENLHRDLGSLRGFYRNRISRALLVFFLSSLGGALGNFIALPYLGSLLFR from the coding sequence ATGAATCAAGAAACGCAGGTAAAACTGATGTTGCAAGATCGGGAATTCCTGTTATTGGGAACCGCCCATGTTTCTCAGCAAAGTATTCAGGAAGTACGGGAAGCCATCGAAAGCTACCAACCAGATCGGGTATGTGTAGAACTTGATGAAGGCCGCTACCACGCCATGATGCACCCCGATCAATGGTCAGGGCTCGATCTTATCAGGGTATTCAAAGAAGGGAAGGGCTTTCTCCTTTTAGCAAATCTCATTCTTTCAAGCTTTCAACGGCGGCTCGGAGAACAGCTGGGAATAAAACCGGGAGATGAAATGCGGGCCGCCATCGAAGCGGCTCAGGAACGGGGCATTCCCTTTTCCCTCTGTGATCGGGAAGTACAACAGACACTGAAACGCGCCTGGGCCCGCTGTGGGTTCTGGAGCAAAAACAAGCTTTTGGCGAGCCTTATTGCCAGCGCCTTTACCAGCGAAAACCTGGAAGCAGAGGATATCGAACGGCTTAAACAACAAAACGAACTGGGGGGCATGATGGAGGAACTGGCCGAATACCTTCCCGAAATAAAAGAAACCCTCATCGATGAGCGGGACCAGTATCTGGCGGCTAAAATTTGGGCAAGCCCCGGGAAAAAGGTGCTGGCCATCCTGGGGGCAGGACATCTTGCGGGAGTTCAAACCCATCTAGAAAAAATTGCACAGGGAAACAAATCCGTAGATATCGCAGAACTAGAACGGCTTCCACCCCCTGGCTGGAGTAACAAAATACTGCCCTGGCTTATCCCTGCTGCAATCATTCTGCTCCTTCTTGCAGGGTTCTTCCGTTCTGGAACATCCGCCAGTCTTGATATGTTATTCCGCTGGCTCCTGTTAAATGGTTCCCTGGCCGCCCTAGGAACCGTCATTGCCCTTGGGCACCCCCTGGCAGTACTCGTGTCTTTCGTGGGGGCCCCTATTGCCACGTTAAATCCCTTTATTGGGGTGGGACTTTTTTCCGGGGTCGTACAGGCGTTTCTTCGGCGGCCCCGGGTCCAGGACATGGAAAATTTACACCGGGACTTAGGGAGCCTTCGGGGTTTTTACCGCAATCGCATCAGCCGGGCCCTCCTGGTGTTTTTCCTTTCCTCCCTCGGCGGAGCCCTGGGGAATTTTATTGCCCTGCCGTATTTAGGAAGTCTTCTGTTCCGGTAA
- a CDS encoding response regulator, whose amino-acid sequence MSSVLVIDDDTTILEVVEAILAKKNYTTYRAQTTSEAYHILETQPIDLILLDIILPGQGGMEFLMELKEKHPGIPVIIMSGKVRTDTSPFKHLALQFGAHCILSKPFTVEELLKAVEVALRGTCN is encoded by the coding sequence ATGAGTTCCGTACTGGTTATAGATGACGATACCACTATTTTAGAAGTGGTAGAGGCTATTTTAGCTAAAAAAAATTACACCACCTATCGGGCTCAGACAACCTCCGAGGCCTATCATATTCTTGAAACTCAACCAATAGATCTTATTTTGCTGGATATCATTCTTCCGGGTCAGGGGGGCATGGAGTTCCTTATGGAACTCAAAGAAAAACACCCAGGTATCCCGGTTATTATTATGTCAGGGAAGGTCCGAACCGATACGAGTCCTTTTAAACACCTGGCTCTCCAGTTTGGGGCCCACTGTATTTTATCTAAGCCGTTTACGGTAGAAGAACTTCTTAAAGCCGTAGAAGTTGCATTGCGGGGTACCTGCAATTAA
- a CDS encoding DHHA1 domain-containing protein, with protein MARVASFATLLRLIDTETNKGAIPLIIQPHDFPDHDAVASAFGLQRLLEVHGYATQILHRGELRSHSLVSMIHSFHIPLIQIQKEKQESITVNSPCIIIDGSPNNANARPLTKNLLGVIDHHPNPGILGCSFQDIRTSYGACSSIIADYWDEAGTVPDRDTATTLLLGIQIDTDFLSRRVSPADLNAHHRLFFRADWQFATRLARSSLSIQDLPTFSRAIQQARIQRGLFFTVLSEDCSQELISIMADFFLRFKEIRLSVITETGGETCHISVRSRSPEISAAALIKRALAGIGEGGGHDHMAGGTIYTSLYPGEEQLFKRFLEALETIEENQ; from the coding sequence ATGGCACGGGTAGCTTCTTTTGCAACTCTTTTACGGCTCATCGATACAGAAACAAATAAGGGCGCCATTCCGCTTATAATTCAACCCCATGACTTTCCCGATCATGATGCGGTGGCAAGCGCCTTTGGATTACAGCGGCTCTTAGAGGTTCACGGCTATGCGACCCAAATTCTCCATCGCGGAGAACTCCGCAGCCATTCTCTTGTATCGATGATTCACTCCTTTCACATTCCTTTGATCCAGATACAAAAAGAGAAACAGGAATCCATCACCGTAAATTCCCCCTGTATTATCATCGATGGAAGTCCTAATAACGCCAATGCCCGTCCCCTTACCAAAAATCTTCTTGGCGTGATAGATCACCACCCTAACCCGGGAATCCTCGGTTGTTCCTTTCAGGATATTCGCACCAGTTACGGAGCTTGTTCGAGTATTATTGCCGACTACTGGGATGAAGCAGGAACCGTTCCGGATCGGGATACCGCTACAACACTCTTGTTAGGTATCCAGATTGATACAGATTTCCTTTCCCGCCGGGTAAGTCCCGCGGACCTTAACGCCCATCACCGGCTTTTTTTCCGCGCAGACTGGCAATTTGCTACCCGCCTTGCCCGTTCTTCCCTTTCGATTCAAGATTTACCCACCTTTTCCCGGGCCATTCAACAGGCAAGAATCCAGCGGGGCCTTTTTTTTACGGTCCTTTCGGAAGATTGCAGCCAGGAGCTTATCTCCATCATGGCTGACTTTTTCTTGCGATTTAAAGAAATACGGCTCAGTGTAATCACAGAAACAGGCGGTGAAACCTGTCACATTTCAGTCCGGAGTCGGAGCCCCGAAATATCCGCTGCGGCGCTCATAAAACGAGCCCTGGCAGGAATCGGAGAAGGCGGGGGCCATGACCATATGGCAGGGGGAACAATCTATACTTCTCTTTACCCAGGAGAGGAACAATTATTCAAACGGTTTCTAGAAGCCCTGGAAACCATCGAGGAGAATCAATGA
- a CDS encoding tetratricopeptide repeat protein, with the protein MAEAKKFQDQQNKGIPQKVRNTMRGCCPGIPLIIITLGGFVLFSCGTTPPERIPEKPEKPPVEVPRGPRSSKEVLQDVYQALEKGDFKKALALFKELPEEEQKSRDIQLLQANILISAAQYSEAREVLSTLLSQNASDRDALYSIAMLERATGNTKEEKNRLEQIVKVDPAFAAAYAELGNLAYETKTYKLAETYYDKALSLDPKNGDALVGKGRVRRYYRDYKAAETAFNTAIEAYPTWYNPFLERARLYRETGFLLEAQRDIEVAERLLPNDYWILMDKGNIFLDQGKKQEALAAYERAAFLKPDYFLAYVYIAGIKDEFDDYAGAERAYEKLAQLKPEYYFAFEGLGILRMRDGRWEQARDAFLAAYKQSPSHTNYALLGALCWLRSTNTKGAKEFLATLLPTIPRESIEWYMVRLYHDQSGDTDIAVRIDKQTNLDTKARMLYYLAQYYAIKGTHSLAQKFHLMVREMNRRSIIEWRLNEWALGAYGL; encoded by the coding sequence ATGGCAGAAGCAAAGAAATTTCAAGACCAGCAAAATAAAGGGATACCCCAAAAAGTAAGAAACACTATGAGAGGTTGTTGCCCCGGCATACCTCTCATCATAATAACCCTCGGAGGGTTTGTTCTGTTTTCCTGCGGGACTACTCCTCCCGAGAGAATACCAGAAAAACCGGAGAAACCACCGGTAGAAGTTCCCAGGGGGCCCCGGAGTAGCAAGGAGGTCCTCCAGGATGTATACCAGGCTCTGGAAAAGGGAGATTTTAAAAAAGCCCTCGCCCTCTTTAAGGAGCTTCCCGAGGAAGAACAAAAAAGCAGGGATATCCAACTGCTACAGGCCAATATTCTTATCTCTGCCGCCCAGTATTCAGAAGCCCGCGAGGTTCTTTCTACCCTATTGAGCCAAAATGCTTCCGATCGGGATGCGCTATACAGTATAGCGATGCTCGAACGAGCAACGGGAAACACCAAGGAAGAAAAGAATCGTTTAGAACAGATAGTTAAGGTAGATCCTGCCTTTGCAGCGGCCTACGCAGAACTGGGAAACCTCGCGTATGAAACCAAAACGTACAAACTGGCAGAGACCTACTATGATAAAGCCCTGAGCCTCGATCCGAAAAACGGAGATGCTTTGGTAGGGAAAGGACGGGTCCGTCGGTACTATCGAGACTACAAGGCCGCGGAAACAGCTTTCAATACGGCCATAGAGGCGTACCCCACCTGGTACAATCCGTTCTTAGAACGGGCCCGATTATACCGAGAAACGGGATTCCTTCTTGAAGCCCAGCGGGATATCGAAGTAGCGGAAAGGCTGTTACCCAACGACTACTGGATCCTCATGGATAAGGGAAATATTTTCCTCGACCAGGGCAAAAAGCAAGAAGCCCTCGCAGCCTATGAAAGGGCGGCATTCTTAAAACCGGATTATTTCTTAGCCTATGTGTACATTGCGGGAATAAAAGATGAATTTGATGACTATGCGGGTGCGGAAAGGGCATACGAAAAACTTGCCCAGTTAAAACCCGAGTATTATTTTGCCTTTGAGGGCCTTGGCATACTCCGCATGAGAGATGGTCGTTGGGAGCAGGCCCGGGATGCCTTCCTTGCGGCTTATAAACAGTCCCCTTCTCACACCAACTATGCTCTCCTGGGGGCCCTCTGCTGGTTACGATCCACAAATACAAAGGGGGCAAAGGAATTTCTGGCAACCCTTTTACCCACCATTCCCCGGGAATCGATTGAATGGTATATGGTTCGCCTGTACCATGACCAGAGTGGGGATACCGACATTGCCGTGCGCATTGATAAACAAACTAACCTCGACACAAAAGCCCGAATGCTCTATTATCTTGCCCAGTATTATGCAATAAAGGGGACCCATTCATTGGCCCAGAAATTCCACCTCATGGTACGCGAAATGAATCGCCGTAGTATTATAGAGTGGCGACTGAATGAATGGGCCCTGGGAGCATATGGATTGTAA
- a CDS encoding YbjN domain-containing protein, with product MNKRWVMVVLMAVFSLSLVVAQSTKYGSIISSTTKEQLMDFMKNEGYAVQLDEDGDILWKQDGYKTYLFLEDDNTVILFYVAFSDVDVSVEEVNAWNRDHKFSRSYIDDEDALCLESDLCLTGGVTQERLRSFIKICRDVFVSWRSEFIY from the coding sequence ATGAATAAGCGGTGGGTGATGGTGGTATTGATGGCTGTGTTTTCTCTTAGTTTGGTAGTGGCTCAGAGTACCAAGTATGGCTCGATAATTTCGAGTACCACTAAAGAACAGCTTATGGACTTCATGAAAAATGAAGGGTATGCGGTCCAGCTTGATGAGGATGGAGATATCCTCTGGAAACAGGACGGGTATAAAACGTACCTCTTTTTAGAAGATGATAATACGGTAATTCTTTTTTATGTGGCTTTTAGTGATGTAGATGTTTCAGTGGAAGAGGTAAACGCCTGGAACCGGGACCATAAATTTTCCCGTTCGTATATTGATGATGAAGATGCCCTCTGTCTGGAGTCGGATCTGTGTTTAACCGGAGGGGTAACCCAGGAACGGCTACGGAGTTTCATAAAAATTTGCCGGGATGTGTTTGTAAGTTGGCGGAGTGAATTTATTTATTAA
- a CDS encoding asparaginase domain-containing protein, with the protein MLKSYIFLEVRVLLLSGVKAFCPCTYQADGVPQSCPVCRGETGAIPQLNPLAAQKAYTIARSLGCTLIPAPRYEKNTTTPELPPTYHLSQLSLKIGTDGFMDIVFHRRKKRIRITEIRIEEDAGRLTHSGGETRMDYSTAGMPSLRIRTEADFEIGEEAEVFLSDLRCRIQYLELISGVPVESVIRCNAHVALAPYPEYPRSFVKLRNLNSFNFVRKAINVELSRQEEIITNGGTVLPESRLWNETKNATESFQKRKQEAKARFVALEGIPPYTPGPEVLQVLENLTVELPESRRNRFIEQYGLSLPLAEFICDEKSRADYFEAVTALGVEPRDLAQWMSSYIVKEFRRLGTTPFESALTPERLASIFKMLREKRIHGGIAKQTITAVLEEKKDPEAIIGERGWEQLTDKEIISTIVDKVIQDNPQEVRRVREGDARPIRFLTGRIMRESGGLAEPTLVKEILKEKLSVSLVYVLSMGGAISGKTSEDGTVESGDERILRELLSDKIRDSRIRFESIQVGRILSEEIIPSDWAALITTISERINSGTANGIVVAHGTDTLPYTAALLYWLFADAGVPIVLAASSTSPDRSPEAAQTMGKAIQLAMEKERGVYVVYGGTVLSPLNLKFERIGSDGFRNWNMRSPIFSGSSLLTGPLEADQYVITQLLEEAVNSMCIIKIYPGLRSDYLTVLMDQGVRTFFLELYDTGTAGFREGPYSLRRALTIGRKKQVRFYCTSQQEGLVDFSGYSTSRELWKEGAVPMGAYTTESVVARYLAASIIADSDEERAELMEQAGPELL; encoded by the coding sequence GTGTTAAAATCTTACATTTTTTTAGAAGTCCGGGTATTGCTCCTTTCCGGAGTAAAGGCTTTCTGTCCTTGCACGTATCAAGCCGATGGGGTTCCCCAATCGTGTCCTGTTTGCCGGGGAGAAACGGGGGCCATCCCCCAACTGAATCCTCTGGCAGCCCAAAAAGCATATACCATCGCACGTTCTCTGGGATGCACCCTTATCCCAGCGCCTCGGTACGAAAAAAACACCACCACCCCTGAGCTGCCCCCTACCTATCATCTCTCGCAACTGTCCTTAAAGATTGGGACCGACGGCTTCATGGATATAGTATTTCATCGTCGCAAAAAACGAATTCGGATCACTGAAATCCGCATCGAAGAAGACGCGGGTCGCCTGACCCATTCGGGCGGAGAAACCCGGATGGATTATTCTACCGCCGGGATGCCAAGCCTTCGGATCCGTACCGAAGCGGACTTTGAAATTGGAGAAGAAGCGGAGGTTTTCCTTTCCGATCTGCGGTGCCGAATTCAGTATCTGGAACTGATATCGGGGGTTCCCGTGGAAAGCGTGATTCGCTGTAACGCCCATGTGGCCCTCGCCCCGTATCCCGAGTATCCCCGTTCATTTGTTAAACTGCGCAACCTGAACTCCTTTAATTTTGTACGAAAGGCTATCAATGTAGAACTAAGCAGGCAAGAAGAGATTATCACCAATGGTGGCACGGTGCTTCCCGAAAGCCGCCTCTGGAATGAAACAAAGAACGCCACCGAATCCTTCCAGAAGAGAAAACAGGAAGCCAAAGCACGTTTCGTGGCCCTTGAAGGGATTCCCCCCTATACCCCGGGTCCGGAAGTTCTGCAGGTCCTGGAAAATCTTACCGTAGAACTCCCTGAAAGCAGACGGAATCGCTTTATAGAACAGTATGGGCTTTCCCTTCCTCTGGCAGAATTCATTTGTGACGAAAAAAGTCGGGCCGATTATTTTGAAGCGGTTACTGCCCTGGGAGTGGAGCCCCGGGACCTTGCCCAGTGGATGAGTTCGTACATCGTAAAAGAATTCCGCCGACTCGGCACCACACCCTTTGAATCGGCCCTCACCCCCGAGCGTTTAGCCAGCATTTTTAAAATGCTCCGAGAAAAACGGATTCACGGGGGCATAGCAAAACAGACCATTACGGCGGTTTTAGAAGAAAAAAAGGACCCCGAAGCTATCATTGGTGAGCGGGGATGGGAACAACTTACCGATAAAGAAATCATTAGCACTATTGTAGATAAGGTTATTCAGGATAATCCTCAAGAAGTTCGACGGGTTCGGGAAGGAGACGCAAGACCCATTCGGTTCCTAACGGGGCGCATCATGCGCGAATCGGGGGGGCTTGCGGAGCCAACCCTTGTTAAGGAAATCCTCAAAGAAAAATTATCCGTCTCATTAGTGTACGTTCTTTCCATGGGGGGGGCCATTTCAGGGAAAACCAGTGAAGACGGCACTGTGGAAAGCGGGGACGAACGAATTCTGCGGGAACTATTGAGTGATAAAATCAGGGACTCCCGCATCCGTTTTGAATCAATCCAGGTGGGACGGATCCTCTCAGAAGAGATAATCCCTTCCGACTGGGCGGCCCTTATCACCACCATTTCAGAACGAATCAATTCCGGAACCGCCAATGGGATAGTGGTGGCCCATGGGACCGATACCCTTCCCTATACGGCGGCTCTTTTGTACTGGCTCTTTGCGGATGCGGGAGTCCCGATTGTTCTGGCCGCATCTTCTACTTCGCCGGACCGCTCACCCGAAGCGGCCCAAACCATGGGAAAGGCTATCCAGCTCGCCATGGAGAAAGAACGGGGGGTGTATGTGGTCTACGGCGGGACGGTCCTTTCACCCCTCAACCTGAAGTTTGAACGAATTGGTTCCGATGGATTTCGCAACTGGAACATGCGGAGCCCCATCTTCAGTGGTTCATCATTGCTTACCGGCCCCCTTGAAGCCGATCAGTACGTTATCACCCAGCTGCTGGAAGAAGCGGTTAATTCCATGTGCATTATCAAAATTTACCCTGGTCTTCGTTCAGATTATCTTACCGTACTGATGGACCAGGGGGTACGAACTTTCTTTTTGGAACTCTACGATACAGGTACTGCGGGTTTCCGGGAAGGGCCCTATTCTTTACGGCGGGCCCTTACTATCGGCCGAAAAAAACAGGTTCGTTTTTATTGTACCAGTCAGCAGGAAGGGCTGGTTGATTTTTCAGGATACAGTACCTCCCGAGAATTGTGGAAAGAAGGGGCGGTCCCCATGGGCGCATACACGACCGAATCAGTGGTAGCCCGGTATCTTGCGGCAAGCATCATCGCCGACAGCGACGAAGAACGGGCAGAACTTATGGAACAGGCAGGACCCGAACTCCTGTAA
- a CDS encoding histidine phosphatase family protein: protein MVNSSGVTSPQMVVDGHWFAGLLEPVECLFIRHGESEGNQEGIFQGRRDYSLTQRGREQARRRAASFEKYPWYKTPERVRVFTSPLARARQTAEIISETCRFNPPEVLDALMELDVGIWTGQQIRRIKEEEKEQWEQFRHMSWEGVPGAEKIDSLYNRALAVWAHLSAVAQGKVGADSQDSSAALLPRALICITHGGMLQWLVKVTFGYRSWFPLLPIHNVGLYRCRIEPVSPSFALLSWLELDSPLE from the coding sequence ATGGTGAATTCCTCAGGTGTTACCTCGCCCCAAATGGTGGTAGATGGCCATTGGTTTGCCGGTCTTTTAGAACCGGTGGAGTGTCTTTTTATTCGGCATGGAGAAAGCGAAGGGAACCAGGAGGGAATTTTTCAGGGACGGCGCGACTATTCTCTTACTCAGCGAGGTCGAGAACAGGCCCGTCGGCGGGCCGCTTCTTTTGAAAAGTATCCCTGGTATAAGACGCCGGAACGGGTGCGGGTTTTTACCTCTCCCCTTGCTCGGGCCCGACAAACGGCGGAAATTATTTCTGAGACCTGTAGGTTTAATCCGCCGGAGGTGCTGGATGCCCTTATGGAACTGGATGTGGGAATCTGGACGGGACAACAGATACGCCGAATAAAGGAAGAAGAAAAGGAGCAATGGGAGCAATTTCGCCATATGAGTTGGGAAGGGGTGCCTGGGGCAGAAAAGATCGATTCCCTCTATAACCGGGCCCTCGCGGTGTGGGCCCACCTCAGCGCTGTGGCGCAGGGAAAAGTGGGGGCGGATTCTCAAGATTCTTCCGCGGCCCTTCTTCCTCGGGCCCTTATCTGTATCACCCATGGGGGAATGCTCCAATGGCTCGTCAAGGTGACCTTTGGATATCGTTCCTGGTTTCCCCTTTTACCGATCCATAATGTAGGTCTGTATCGTTGCCGGATAGAACCGGTGAGCCCTTCTTTTGCGCTCCTCTCGTGGCTGGAGCTTGACAGCCCCCTCGAATAA
- a CDS encoding RNA methyltransferase, with protein sequence MPSSPYEGIARPGGEQPFSLPDRDLRREGLLVAEGRLLVERVLERYQRDRAPREWGPIALYCIPSAEEEARRLVSRQGIPPQACPIIVLSEQELSTATGYPFHRGMLLLARRPAIASLETERDLPPQAQRLVYLPHTIDAENLGTIARTAAALGWDGLLLGPSGADPLGRRALRCSMGATLVLPIWYVSEPSRLSFFSQADWSIIGASLEEGALLPSDLQGLPRLILVLGNERHGLPPDIRSLCQGVVAIPQKRTLLEGIGSLNVAAAAAILLWEGIKKE encoded by the coding sequence ATGCCCTCATCACCCTATGAGGGTATCGCCAGGCCCGGAGGAGAACAGCCTTTCTCCCTTCCTGACCGGGATCTGCGACGGGAAGGGCTTCTTGTCGCAGAGGGACGACTCCTGGTAGAACGGGTTTTGGAACGATACCAAAGGGACAGGGCCCCCAGAGAATGGGGACCTATTGCTTTGTATTGCATCCCCTCCGCAGAAGAGGAGGCTCGGCGGCTGGTGTCGCGGCAGGGGATTCCCCCTCAGGCGTGCCCGATTATTGTCCTTTCTGAACAAGAGCTCAGCACAGCCACAGGCTACCCCTTTCATCGGGGAATGCTCCTTTTGGCCCGGCGGCCCGCTATTGCCTCCCTTGAAACGGAAAGAGATCTCCCTCCACAGGCCCAGCGTCTGGTATACCTGCCGCATACCATTGATGCGGAAAATCTCGGTACCATAGCCCGCACCGCCGCTGCCCTGGGATGGGATGGCCTTTTACTGGGCCCCTCAGGAGCAGATCCTCTGGGCCGCCGGGCCCTCCGTTGCTCCATGGGGGCAACCCTTGTCCTTCCCATCTGGTATGTATCGGAGCCTTCAAGACTTTCTTTCTTTAGTCAAGCGGACTGGTCCATAATCGGCGCATCCCTTGAAGAAGGAGCCCTTCTTCCTTCAGACCTACAAGGGTTACCTCGCCTTATCCTTGTACTGGGGAACGAACGCCATGGACTACCGCCCGATATCCGGTCCCTTTGTCAGGGGGTAGTCGCTATTCCCCAGAAACGGACCCTTCTAGAGGGAATAGGCTCCCTTAATGTAGCGGCTGCCGCAGCAATTCTCCTGTGGGAAGGAATCAAAAAAGAGTAA